In the Sandaracinus amylolyticus genome, CTTCCTCGGCCGCGACGCGCACCACGATGCGCCCGCCCGCCGCGCCGCGGTGCTCGGCGATCGCGTGGCATGCGTTGGTCACGAGGTTGATGAACACCTGGTGTAGCTGCCCGCGCACCGCCCACAGCGTCGGCAGCTCCGCCGCGTAGTCGCGCTCGATCGCGACGTGGCCTTCCGCGATCACGTGCTCGCAGAACACCAGCGCTTGATCGATCTCGTCGATCATCGACACGCTCGCCGGCTCCTCGCTCGACGGTCGCGCGTAGGTCACGAGGTCGCGCGTGAAGCGCAGCATCCGCGCCGCCGCCTCGGTGATGCGCGAGAGCTTCTCGAGATCGCCCGCGTCGGCGCCGCTGCGGCGCCCCTTCGTGAGCAGGTACTCGGCGTAGACCGAGATGCTCGTCAGCGGGTTGTTGAGCTCGTGCACCACGCCCGCCGCGAGCTGACCGAGCGTCGCGAGCTTCTCGGCCTGGATGATCTGCTCTTCGAGATCGCGCACCTCGGTGAGGTCGCGACCGATCGCCACCACGCCCGCGATCTCGCCGTCGGGCGCGGTGATCGACGCGGTGTTGAACGCGACGCGCGCGAACCCGCCCGACGCGCGCGGCAGCCGCAGCTCGACGTCGGTCGAAGGACGCCCGCGCAGCGCCGCATCGAGCGCGGTCATCGCGCGCCCGTGCTCGCTCGGGGGCAGGAAGTCGAGGAAGTCGCGCCCCATCCAGCCCTCGCGCGCGCCGCCGGTGACGCGCAGCGTCGCGAGGTTCACGTTCTCGATGCCGCGATCGCGCCGCAGCACCACGATCGGCGCGTTCGCGTGCTCGATCACCTGCGCGAGGTAGTCGCGCAGATAGCTCGACTCGCGCAGCAGGCGCGCGCTCCGCAGCTTGCTGCCCAGCTCGAGCGCGAGCGGCACGAGGATCGGCGCGTCCCACGCCGGCACCGCGAGCCCCGCGGGGTACTCGACCGAGAGGATCCCGAGCACGCGCTCGCCGTCGGCGAGCGGCACGTCGAACCCGGTCGCGCCCGCCTCGAAGAACGGCACGTAACGATCGGCCAGCGTCACCCCGACACGCTCGAGCGCGCCCTCGTCGAGCGCGTGACGCGCGGCCGCGCTCCGCTCGAGCAGCAGCGGATCGCGCCCTGCGTGCGAGAGCCGCCCCGATGCGTAGAAGAGCGAGACGTCGTCGCCCTCGGCCGCCACGAGCCGCAGCACGAAGCGACGCTCGGGGAACAGATCCCGCATCGCCTCGACGAACGCGTGCACGATCTCGTCGTCCTGCCGATCGATGCCGATCTCGCGCGACAGGCGCAGCATCATCGAGGGGACGCGCTCGGGCGCCGGTGGATCGAGCGTGCGCACCGCGCGGTGCTCGCCCGAGCCCTCCTCGAGGGCCCACGCGCCGGCATCGATCACGCGCTGCTCGATGCCGCTGATCCGATCGATCGGCACCTCGCCGGTCACCGGCTCGTCGTTCTTCGCGACCGAGCGCGTGGCGCTGCCGGGCTCGGTGTCGGCGTCGAGATGCGGATCCGCTCGTCTCGGCATCAGCGCCCCGTGCCTTCCTTCGCCTCGTCGCCGGTCGCGGCGTCGAGGTCGAGGATCTTCTGCGCGCCCACGTACGACTTCGTCTCGTAGCGCGTGATCTTGCCGATCTTCCGCACGATCTCCGCCATACGCTCGCCCTCGCGGACGATCACGCTCGCGTAGTGGTGCTCCGGCGCCGCCGGATCGAGCTTCCTCGCGAGGAGCTGTGCGTAGTTGATCACGCTGGTGAGCGGCTGGTTGAGCTCGTGCGCCGTGGTGCCCGCGAGCTCCGCGATCAGCGCCTGCTTCTCGGTGACCGCGAGCTTCTGCTGAGCCTGCATCAAACGTTCTTCGACACGCAGCTTCTCGCGCAGGTCCGTGAAGATCCCGACCGAGGCGAAGGGCTTCCCCCGCCCGTCGTAGATCATCGCGGCGCTCAGGTTGATCGGGATGCGCCGGCCGTGACGATCCGCGGCGTCGAAGCGCACGCTCTCGAGACGCCCCGGGCCT is a window encoding:
- a CDS encoding two-component system sensor histidine kinase NtrB; this translates as MPRRADPHLDADTEPGSATRSVAKNDEPVTGEVPIDRISGIEQRVIDAGAWALEEGSGEHRAVRTLDPPAPERVPSMMLRLSREIGIDRQDDEIVHAFVEAMRDLFPERRFVLRLVAAEGDDVSLFYASGRLSHAGRDPLLLERSAAARHALDEGALERVGVTLADRYVPFFEAGATGFDVPLADGERVLGILSVEYPAGLAVPAWDAPILVPLALELGSKLRSARLLRESSYLRDYLAQVIEHANAPIVVLRRDRGIENVNLATLRVTGGAREGWMGRDFLDFLPPSEHGRAMTALDAALRGRPSTDVELRLPRASGGFARVAFNTASITAPDGEIAGVVAIGRDLTEVRDLEEQIIQAEKLATLGQLAAGVVHELNNPLTSISVYAEYLLTKGRRSGADAGDLEKLSRITEAAARMLRFTRDLVTYARPSSEEPASVSMIDEIDQALVFCEHVIAEGHVAIERDYAAELPTLWAVRGQLHQVFINLVTNACHAIAEHRGAAGGRIVVRVAAEEDESLRVEVEDDGPGIARDHVDHVFEPFFSTKGEGKGTGLGLSIVRNIVQQHGGTIEVSSRHRVERSGTTFRLRFPRRAASR